From one Neofelis nebulosa isolate mNeoNeb1 chromosome 4, mNeoNeb1.pri, whole genome shotgun sequence genomic stretch:
- the JUND gene encoding transcription factor JunD, with amino-acid sequence METPFYGDEALSGLGGGVSSSGGGGSFASPGRLFPGAPPTAATGSMMKKDALTLSLSEQVAAALKPAAAPPPAPLRTDGAPGAAPPDGLLASPDLGLLKLASPELERLIIQSNGLVTTTPTSTQFLYPKVAASEEQEFAEGFVKALEDLHKQNQLGAGAASAAAAAGGPSGTAAGAAPPGELAPAAATPEAPVYANLSSYAGGTGGSGGAATVAFAAEPVPFPPPPPPGALGPPRLTALKDEPQTVPDVPSFGESPPLSPIDMDTQERIKAERKRLRNRIAASKCRKRKLERISRLEEKVKTLKSQNTELASTASLLREQVAQLKQKVLSHVNSGCQLLPQHQVSAY; translated from the coding sequence ATGGAAACACCCTTCTACGGCGATGAGGCGCTGAGCGGCCTGGGCGGCGGCGTCAGTAGCAGTGGTGGCGGTGGTAGCTTCGCGTCCCCGGGTCGCCTGTTCCCCGGGGCGCCCCCGACGGCGGCGACTGGCAGCATGATGAAGAAAGACGCGCTGACGCTGAGCCTGAGCGAGCAGGTGGCGGCGGCGCTCAAGCCTGCCGCCgcgccgcccccggcccccctGCGCACCGACGGCGCCCCAGGCGCGGCGCCCCCCGACGGCCTGCTTGCCTCGCCCGACCTGGGGCTGCTCAAGCTCGCCTCGCCGGAGCTCGAGCGCCTAATCATCCAGTCCAACGGGCTGGTCACCACCACACCGACGAGCACTCAGTTCCTCTACCCCAAGGTGGCGGCCAGCGAGGAGCAGGAGTTTGCTGAGGGCTTCGTCAAGGCCCTGGAGGACTTGCACAAGCAGAACCAGCTGGGCGCGGGCGCGGCCTCCGCTGCCGCGGCCGCGGGAGGACCCTCGGGCACGGCTGCGGGCGCCGCGCCTCCTGGCGAACTGGCCCCGGCGGCAGCCACGCCCGAGGCGCCCGTCTACGCGAACCTGAGCAGCTATGCGGGCGGCACCGGAGGTTCAGGGGGTGCTGCGACAGTCGCCTTCGCCGCCGAGCCTGTGCCCTTCCCTCCGCCGCCGCCCCCAGGCGCGCTGGGGCCGCCCCGCCTGACGGCGCTCAAGGATGAGCCGCAGACGGTGCCCGACGTGCCAAGCTTCGGCGAGAGCCCGCCGTTGTCGCCCATCGACATGGACACGCAGGAGCGCATTAAGGCGGAGCGCAAGCGGCTGCGCAACCGCATCGCTGCCTCTAAGTGCCGCAAGCGCAAGCTGGAGCGCATCTCGCGCCTCGAGGAGAAAGTCAAGACGCTCAAGAGCCAGAACACGGAGCTGGCGTCCACGGCGAGCCTGCTGCGCGAGCAGGTGGCGCAGCTCAAGCAGAAGGTCCTCAGCCACGTCAACAGCGGCTGCCAGCTGCTGCCCCAGCACCAGGTGTCCGCGTACTGA